One window from the genome of Paraconexibacter algicola encodes:
- a CDS encoding DMT family transporter, translated as MPRTDRLALAAAAVTVLLWASAFVGIRAAAEDLTAGPLALGRLLVASLVLTLVVLWRGEAGLPERRDLPAVALCGVVWFGLYNVALNQGERSVDAGTAAMLVNLGPLLIALLAGAVLGEGFPRALLLGCAVAFAGTVVIGAGSTASRHADLAGVALCVGAAVAYAVGVTLQKPLLARTSALRITWLACLTGTVVLLPFSAVLVRETGDADAGALAWTVYLGIFPTAVAFTTWAFALGRTTAGRMGATTYLVPPLAVLLGWLLLDEVPATIALAGGALCLAGVALARRGSGPPAAAGTAAAATSPVAAARSAPPAASR; from the coding sequence GTGCCGCGCACCGACCGCCTCGCCCTCGCCGCCGCCGCCGTCACCGTCCTTCTGTGGGCGTCGGCGTTCGTCGGCATCCGCGCCGCCGCCGAAGACCTCACCGCCGGCCCGCTCGCGCTCGGGCGGCTGCTCGTCGCGTCGCTGGTGCTCACGCTCGTCGTCCTGTGGCGCGGCGAGGCAGGCCTGCCGGAGCGCCGGGACCTGCCCGCGGTCGCCCTGTGCGGCGTCGTCTGGTTCGGGCTCTACAACGTCGCGCTCAACCAGGGGGAGCGGAGCGTCGACGCCGGGACGGCCGCGATGCTCGTGAACCTCGGCCCGCTGCTGATCGCCCTGCTGGCCGGCGCGGTCCTGGGGGAGGGCTTCCCGCGCGCCCTGCTGCTCGGCTGCGCGGTCGCGTTCGCCGGCACGGTCGTCATCGGGGCGGGGTCGACCGCGTCCCGGCACGCCGACCTCGCCGGGGTCGCGCTGTGCGTCGGCGCGGCCGTCGCGTACGCCGTCGGCGTGACGCTGCAAAAGCCGCTGCTCGCGCGCACCAGCGCGCTGCGCATCACCTGGCTGGCCTGTCTCACGGGCACGGTCGTGCTGCTGCCGTTCTCGGCGGTCCTCGTACGCGAGACGGGGGACGCCGACGCCGGCGCACTCGCGTGGACCGTGTACCTGGGGATCTTCCCGACCGCGGTCGCGTTCACCACCTGGGCGTTCGCGCTCGGTCGCACGACCGCCGGACGGATGGGCGCGACCACGTACCTCGTCCCGCCGCTCGCCGTCCTGCTCGGCTGGCTGCTGCTCGACGAGGTGCCCGCGACGATCGCGCTCGCCGGCGGCGCGCTGTGCCTGGCGGGCGTCGCGCTGGCGCGCCGCGGCAGCGGCCCGCCCGCCGCGGCGGGCACGGCGGCGGCGGCCACGTCCCCGGTGGCCGCCGCGCGCAGCGCGCCCCCGGCCGCCTCGCGCTAG
- a CDS encoding alkaline phosphatase D family protein codes for MSHPSRTTRRRFLTGAAATGGAVVLAPQTFALGLASARKAPVFRGGRFADGVICGDPTPTGCTLWSRVTGVEGAGRVELEVATDRAFRRVVQRRQIATSGAANHAVKARLTGLKPYEQYYYRFSTRTGESRVGRLRTALPAGSQQPVRFAFFSCQDYTHGWYNAHEVMAKEDLDFVVCLGDYIYSETYHSVKGTKTAVRDDRIGRSGPNRDIVREALTLSDYRAKYSLYRSDPALQAVHARFPMVMLWDDHEVQDNYAGAEKDGGLPAAKRYGAARKAAARKAFFESMPAFPGSSGQRIYRSLRFGDVVDLVVMDQRSYRQDQPCGDAVVAPCAELEQPRALLGRTQLDAVKQRLGSSTAAWKVLANEVTMMPTRVLGGANYSYDTWSGYPGEREELLGFLRDRAIKDTVFITGDIHTFIAGDVRTAAGETVATEFVGGSITSQSLGETKLDVGGGVVLPGNDANPQTDPGLIDTLRGFNPWVDQADFDHHGYGKVVATPSAFDCQMVRMETIKRRTTKTLPSTGWRYRVARGQQSIKGVNGPPATA; via the coding sequence ATGTCCCACCCGTCCCGGACCACGCGCCGGCGCTTCCTCACCGGCGCCGCGGCGACCGGCGGTGCCGTCGTCCTCGCCCCGCAGACGTTCGCGCTCGGCCTGGCCAGCGCACGCAAGGCCCCGGTGTTCCGCGGCGGCCGCTTCGCCGACGGCGTCATCTGCGGCGACCCGACCCCGACCGGCTGCACGCTGTGGTCGCGCGTCACCGGCGTCGAGGGCGCCGGCCGCGTCGAGCTCGAGGTCGCCACCGACCGGGCGTTCCGGCGCGTCGTGCAGCGCCGGCAGATCGCCACCAGCGGCGCCGCGAACCACGCGGTCAAGGCGCGGCTCACCGGCCTGAAGCCCTACGAGCAGTACTACTACCGCTTCAGCACGCGGACCGGTGAGAGTCGCGTCGGCCGGCTGCGCACCGCGCTGCCCGCGGGCTCGCAGCAGCCGGTGCGGTTCGCGTTCTTCTCCTGCCAGGACTACACGCACGGCTGGTACAACGCGCACGAGGTCATGGCCAAGGAGGACCTCGACTTCGTCGTCTGCCTCGGGGACTACATCTACTCCGAGACCTACCACTCGGTGAAGGGCACGAAGACCGCGGTGCGCGACGACCGGATCGGCCGCAGCGGACCGAACCGGGACATCGTGCGGGAGGCGCTGACGCTCTCCGACTACCGGGCCAAGTACTCGCTCTACCGGTCCGACCCGGCGCTCCAGGCGGTCCACGCGCGCTTCCCGATGGTGATGCTGTGGGACGACCACGAGGTGCAGGACAACTACGCCGGCGCCGAGAAGGACGGGGGTCTCCCGGCCGCCAAGCGCTACGGCGCGGCGCGCAAGGCGGCGGCGCGCAAGGCGTTCTTCGAGAGCATGCCCGCGTTCCCGGGCTCCAGCGGGCAGCGGATCTACCGGTCGCTGCGGTTCGGGGACGTCGTCGACCTCGTCGTCATGGACCAGCGCAGCTACCGCCAGGACCAGCCCTGCGGTGACGCGGTCGTCGCCCCGTGCGCGGAGCTCGAGCAGCCCCGCGCCCTGCTCGGGCGCACGCAGCTGGACGCGGTCAAGCAGCGGCTCGGCTCCTCGACCGCGGCCTGGAAGGTGCTCGCGAACGAGGTGACGATGATGCCGACGCGGGTCCTCGGCGGGGCGAACTACTCCTACGACACGTGGAGCGGCTACCCGGGGGAGCGCGAGGAGCTCCTCGGCTTCCTGCGCGACCGCGCGATCAAGGACACGGTCTTCATCACCGGCGACATCCACACGTTTATCGCCGGGGACGTGCGGACCGCGGCCGGGGAGACCGTGGCGACCGAGTTCGTCGGCGGGTCGATCACCTCGCAGTCGCTCGGCGAGACGAAGCTCGACGTCGGCGGCGGGGTCGTGCTGCCCGGCAACGACGCGAACCCCCAGACCGACCCGGGGCTCATCGACACGCTGCGGGGCTTCAACCCGTGGGTCGACCAGGCGGACTTCGACCACCACGGGTACGGCAAGGTCGTCGCGACCCCGTCGGCGTTCGACTGCCAGATGGTCCGCATGGAGACGATCAAGCGCCGGACCACCAAGACGCTCCCGAGCACCGGCTGGCGCTACCGGGTGGCGCGCGGCCAGCAGTCGATCAAGGGCGTCAACGGACCTCCCGCCACCGCCTAG
- a CDS encoding acyl-CoA carboxylase subunit beta has protein sequence MRQKPPETFEEKLAQLHELRAEAIHAEGPAVEKQHAKGKYTARERIEKLLDEGSFQEVDTFVRHRTYDFDMQKQRPWSDAVVTGHGTIDGRRVCVFSQDFTVFGGSLGEVMGEKMCKIMDLAAKIGCPVIGINDSGGARIQEGVVSLGAYGDVFTRNVRCSGVIPQISLIMGPCAGGAVYSPAITDFILMVKETSHMFITGPDVIKSVTGEEVGFEELGGAMAHNSKSGVAHFAFEDEDHALEETRYLFSFLPQNNLETPPRVQPTDDPQRMDPELDHVVPDNPNKPYDMRNVVKHIVDDGEFFEVQEHFAKNIIMGFSRLNGHAVGIVGNQPAALAGVLDIDASAKAARFVRTCDAFNIPIITFTDVPGFLPGTTQEWGGIIRHGAKLLYAYTEATVPKITVITRKAYGGAYDVMASKHLLADFNFAWPTAEVAVMGAEGAVNIIYRRDIASSPTPEERRQALMDDYKARFANPYVAAERGYIDDVIVPHETRPKLITALETLSTKRDPGPQRKHGNIPL, from the coding sequence ATGCGCCAGAAGCCACCGGAGACGTTCGAAGAGAAGCTCGCCCAGCTCCACGAGCTGCGTGCCGAGGCGATCCACGCCGAGGGGCCTGCGGTCGAGAAGCAGCACGCCAAGGGCAAGTACACCGCCCGCGAGCGGATCGAGAAGCTGCTGGACGAGGGCAGCTTCCAGGAGGTGGACACCTTCGTCCGCCACCGCACCTACGACTTCGACATGCAGAAGCAGCGTCCGTGGTCCGACGCGGTCGTCACCGGCCACGGCACGATCGACGGCCGTCGCGTCTGCGTCTTCTCCCAGGACTTCACCGTCTTCGGCGGCTCGCTGGGCGAGGTCATGGGCGAGAAGATGTGCAAGATCATGGACCTGGCGGCGAAGATCGGCTGCCCCGTGATCGGCATCAACGACTCGGGCGGCGCGCGCATCCAGGAGGGCGTCGTCTCGCTCGGCGCCTACGGCGACGTCTTCACCCGCAACGTCCGCTGCTCGGGCGTCATCCCGCAGATCTCGCTGATCATGGGCCCGTGCGCCGGTGGCGCCGTGTACTCCCCCGCCATCACGGACTTCATCCTGATGGTCAAGGAGACCTCGCACATGTTCATCACCGGCCCCGACGTCATCAAGTCGGTGACGGGCGAGGAGGTCGGGTTCGAGGAGCTGGGCGGCGCGATGGCGCACAACAGCAAGTCGGGCGTCGCGCACTTCGCGTTCGAGGACGAGGACCACGCGCTGGAGGAGACCCGCTACCTCTTCTCGTTCCTGCCGCAGAACAACCTCGAGACGCCCCCGCGCGTCCAGCCGACCGACGACCCGCAGCGGATGGATCCGGAGCTCGACCACGTCGTGCCGGACAACCCGAACAAGCCGTACGACATGCGCAACGTCGTCAAGCACATCGTCGACGACGGCGAGTTCTTCGAGGTGCAGGAGCACTTCGCGAAGAACATCATCATGGGCTTCAGCCGCCTCAACGGCCACGCCGTCGGCATCGTCGGCAACCAGCCGGCGGCGCTCGCCGGCGTGCTCGACATCGACGCGTCGGCGAAGGCCGCGCGGTTCGTGCGCACCTGCGACGCGTTCAACATCCCGATCATCACCTTCACGGACGTCCCGGGCTTCCTGCCCGGCACGACGCAGGAGTGGGGCGGCATCATCCGCCACGGCGCGAAGCTCCTGTACGCCTACACCGAGGCGACCGTCCCGAAGATCACGGTCATCACCCGCAAGGCCTACGGTGGCGCGTACGACGTCATGGCGTCCAAGCACCTGCTCGCGGACTTCAACTTCGCGTGGCCGACCGCGGAGGTCGCGGTCATGGGCGCGGAGGGCGCGGTCAACATCATCTACCGCCGCGACATCGCCAGCTCGCCGACGCCCGAGGAGCGCCGCCAGGCCCTCATGGACGACTACAAGGCGCGGTTCGCGAACCCGTACGTCGCGGCCGAGCGCGGCTACATCGACGACGTGATCGTCCCGCACGAGACCCGTCCGAAGCTCATCACCGCGCTCGAGACGCTCTCGACCAAGCGCGACCCGGGCCCGCAGCGCAAGCACGGGAACATCCCGCTGTAG
- a CDS encoding DUF2269 family protein, with the protein MTAILFYDVVTAVHVLGVVVAFGITFAYPLLLRWVKGRHPHAMPALHGAQDMLGKRIITPGMVVVLVAGIYLASDRDLWDRVWVSVPMVILIVLFGLGGAFFAPQERKLAELSQRDLASGSEPGTVRFSAEYEALYQRVYTVGLVAAGLVAVAVFFMVAKPGGYA; encoded by the coding sequence ATGACCGCCATCCTCTTCTACGACGTCGTCACGGCCGTCCACGTCCTCGGCGTCGTCGTCGCGTTCGGCATCACCTTCGCGTACCCGCTGCTGCTGCGCTGGGTCAAGGGCCGCCACCCGCACGCGATGCCCGCGCTGCACGGCGCGCAGGACATGCTCGGCAAGCGGATCATCACGCCGGGCATGGTCGTCGTGCTGGTCGCCGGGATCTACCTGGCCTCCGACCGCGACCTCTGGGACCGCGTCTGGGTGAGCGTGCCGATGGTCATCCTGATCGTGCTGTTCGGTCTCGGCGGCGCGTTCTTCGCCCCGCAGGAGCGCAAGCTCGCCGAGCTGTCGCAGCGCGACCTCGCCAGCGGCAGCGAGCCGGGCACCGTCCGCTTCAGCGCCGAGTACGAGGCGCTCTACCAGCGCGTCTACACGGTCGGGCTGGTCGCCGCCGGACTCGTCGCCGTCGCCGTGTTCTTCATGGTCGCCAAGCCGGGCGGGTACGCCTGA
- a CDS encoding acyl-CoA mutase large subunit family protein — MATSSERDERLTVAPIVGPDDPRHFTDSGIEIAPLYTAADVPDDLEERLGEPGSFPYTRGPHKDMYRKQFWTMRQYAGYASAKESNERYRYLLSRGGTGLSMAFDLPTQLGLDSDNPRCLGEVGRTGVAIDTIDDMRTAFDGIPLDQVSTSMTINAPATVLLCLYQLVGEEQGVPSEKLRGTTQNDVLKEYIARGNYIYPPEPTMRLTTDLFAYCKDNVPKWNTVSISGYHFREKGCSAVQEVAFTLSSGIAYVQAAVDAGLNVDDFAPRLAFFFNGHNNVFQEVAKFRAARRMWATIMRDRFGAQNPKSMMLRFHTQTGGVTLTAQQPVNNIVRVALQGFAAVCGGTQSLHTNGYDEALALPTEEAAKTALRTQQIIGFESGATDTVDPFAGSYFVEALTAEIESRAYDLIAKVDELGGSVNAIEFITAEIDESAWGYQERYRLEQDIVVGVNKFVEEELEVPDLLRVDPASEREQVERLKAFKANRDQALVEQRLEELRGAARGTDNLVPFIREALRDRASMGEVCAAMQDVFGKYQPKF, encoded by the coding sequence ATGGCCACCTCCTCCGAGCGCGACGAGCGCCTGACCGTCGCCCCGATCGTCGGTCCCGACGACCCCCGGCACTTCACCGACTCCGGCATCGAGATCGCCCCGCTCTACACGGCGGCGGACGTGCCGGACGACCTGGAGGAGCGCCTCGGCGAGCCGGGGTCGTTCCCGTACACGCGCGGTCCCCACAAGGACATGTACCGCAAGCAGTTCTGGACGATGCGCCAGTACGCGGGCTACGCCTCGGCGAAGGAGTCCAACGAGCGCTACCGGTACCTGCTCTCGCGCGGCGGCACCGGCCTGTCGATGGCCTTCGACCTGCCCACGCAGCTCGGCCTCGACTCCGACAACCCGCGCTGCCTCGGCGAGGTCGGCCGCACGGGCGTCGCGATCGACACGATCGACGACATGCGGACCGCGTTCGACGGCATCCCGCTCGACCAGGTGTCGACGTCGATGACGATCAACGCGCCGGCCACCGTGCTGCTGTGCCTCTACCAGCTGGTCGGCGAGGAGCAGGGCGTCCCGAGCGAGAAGCTCCGCGGCACCACGCAGAACGACGTGCTCAAGGAGTACATCGCGCGCGGCAACTACATCTACCCGCCCGAGCCGACGATGCGGCTCACGACGGACCTGTTCGCGTACTGCAAGGACAACGTCCCGAAGTGGAACACGGTCTCGATCTCCGGCTACCACTTCCGCGAGAAGGGCTGCTCGGCGGTCCAGGAGGTCGCGTTCACCCTCTCGTCGGGCATCGCCTACGTGCAGGCCGCGGTCGACGCGGGCCTGAACGTCGACGACTTCGCGCCGCGCCTGGCGTTCTTCTTCAACGGCCACAACAACGTCTTCCAGGAGGTCGCGAAGTTCCGCGCCGCCCGGCGGATGTGGGCGACGATCATGCGCGACCGCTTCGGCGCGCAGAACCCGAAGTCGATGATGCTGCGCTTCCACACGCAGACCGGCGGCGTGACGCTCACCGCCCAGCAGCCGGTCAACAACATCGTCCGCGTGGCCCTGCAGGGCTTCGCCGCGGTCTGCGGCGGCACGCAGTCGCTGCACACCAACGGCTACGACGAGGCGCTGGCCCTGCCCACCGAGGAGGCCGCGAAGACCGCGCTGCGCACGCAGCAGATCATCGGCTTCGAGTCCGGCGCGACCGACACGGTCGATCCGTTCGCGGGCTCGTACTTCGTCGAGGCGCTGACCGCGGAGATCGAGTCGCGCGCCTACGACCTGATCGCCAAGGTCGACGAGCTCGGCGGCTCCGTCAACGCGATCGAGTTCATCACCGCGGAGATCGACGAGAGCGCCTGGGGCTACCAGGAGCGCTACCGCCTGGAGCAGGACATCGTCGTCGGCGTCAACAAGTTCGTCGAGGAGGAGCTCGAGGTCCCGGACCTCCTGCGCGTCGACCCGGCGTCCGAGCGCGAGCAGGTCGAGCGCCTGAAGGCGTTCAAGGCCAACCGCGACCAGGCGCTCGTCGAGCAGCGCCTGGAGGAGCTGCGCGGCGCCGCCCGCGGCACCGACAACCTCGTGCCGTTCATCCGCGAGGCGCTGCGTGACCGCGCCTCGATGGGCGAGGTCTGCGCCGCGATGCAGGACGTGTTCGGCAAGTACCAGCCGAAGTTCTGA
- a CDS encoding DUF1963 domain-containing protein, whose amino-acid sequence MTEAILRDACRTVLETFARIRADGGADAFRALARSRVVSWRDDIRHGGPDPVPWAQERFGRPPGEFSPPPRDRDERVGLDADGTIVIHERPGPEGAAPLVLSAALPAAGGITRVRHPGTVEQLVLDEDGRVVLVATTEDGQDVEVERWTWIEGRPARGAAASTWENEVGTRVTLRATFDDEGRLDELRRGFTGLGRFQAPGHDDEPPVTDAQALVPALSQALDAADADPDGDRVVWSAVTHRPEPPRADDDALVADLVSGLTRAIVVTVAGLDVQEPFVVRVDARRDHEPRPGPLPGQVTVGGDAIRRDARARPASGGALEALRATRDRPGHKATAPLQPACDAATLRACREFNTMAAHDGTEPDLHRCVRVLGDVRRGLARNLAQEVPAGAIDPFLHLVELATLYDSEYEIGWEAAAEVHGAEHVAAFRRSLSAPAVDEPADWSAANRDRATLERFLTEGGLPEHAGRLAHEIAEWGLRAEPATGRVTSRLGGPALLPPGTDWPRTSGGRALTFLAAVDLAELPAVEGGSPLPDAGVLLFFAVLDPDFADEVFEDEADNTPGSTVRVLFVPPGDRPQEREHPPELGAAGDGRRLRDRHVGFVPRLTLPTGYDTATTLGLEGASAEAYSTLAFALLDDAAPPRDPGRGSAEDDGEDDPDRGDDGRGATERPDPGPRAGSSEAGVDVREAVDRVVEAGRRGGWRGVLRAAHELAGEALERLDEPPAGGARRGPDLDDHDDGERGDAWERDDGYTLRGTHWVLGHEPGVQGHEPEPDTVLLLHLAWDEALGFTFADGGNFQFRIPATALAKGDWSAVVATADSS is encoded by the coding sequence GTGACCGAGGCCATCCTCCGGGACGCCTGCCGAACCGTCCTGGAGACGTTCGCACGCATCCGCGCCGACGGCGGCGCTGACGCGTTCCGCGCGCTCGCACGGTCGCGGGTCGTCTCCTGGCGGGACGACATCCGTCACGGCGGCCCGGACCCGGTGCCCTGGGCGCAGGAGCGCTTCGGCCGGCCCCCGGGGGAGTTCAGCCCGCCACCGCGGGACCGCGACGAGCGCGTCGGCCTCGACGCCGACGGCACGATCGTCATCCACGAGCGCCCCGGCCCGGAGGGCGCGGCGCCGTTGGTCCTGAGCGCCGCACTTCCCGCGGCCGGGGGGATCACGCGCGTGCGACACCCGGGCACGGTCGAGCAGCTCGTCCTCGACGAGGACGGCCGGGTCGTCCTCGTCGCCACCACCGAGGACGGCCAGGACGTCGAGGTCGAGCGCTGGACGTGGATCGAAGGGCGCCCGGCGCGCGGGGCGGCCGCCAGCACCTGGGAGAACGAGGTCGGCACCCGCGTCACGCTCCGGGCGACGTTCGACGACGAGGGCCGACTGGACGAGCTGCGCCGCGGGTTCACCGGCCTCGGACGGTTCCAGGCCCCCGGGCACGATGACGAGCCGCCCGTGACCGACGCGCAGGCGCTCGTGCCCGCGCTCTCGCAGGCGCTCGACGCGGCGGACGCCGACCCGGACGGCGACCGGGTGGTCTGGTCGGCCGTGACGCACCGTCCGGAGCCGCCGCGGGCCGACGACGACGCGCTCGTCGCGGATCTCGTCTCCGGGTTGACCCGCGCGATCGTCGTGACGGTCGCCGGGCTCGACGTGCAGGAGCCGTTCGTCGTCCGGGTCGACGCCCGCCGCGATCACGAGCCCCGACCCGGCCCCCTCCCCGGACAGGTGACCGTCGGGGGCGACGCGATCCGCCGGGACGCGCGGGCGCGCCCGGCAAGCGGCGGAGCGCTCGAAGCGCTGCGCGCCACCCGTGACCGCCCGGGGCACAAGGCGACCGCGCCGCTGCAGCCCGCCTGCGACGCCGCCACCCTCCGGGCCTGCCGCGAGTTCAACACCATGGCCGCGCACGACGGGACGGAGCCCGACCTGCACCGCTGTGTCCGGGTGCTCGGCGACGTTCGCCGGGGGCTCGCGCGGAATCTCGCGCAGGAGGTGCCGGCGGGTGCGATCGACCCGTTCCTGCACCTCGTGGAGCTCGCGACCCTGTACGACAGCGAGTACGAGATCGGCTGGGAGGCCGCCGCCGAGGTCCACGGCGCCGAGCACGTCGCGGCGTTCCGACGCTCGCTGAGCGCCCCGGCGGTCGACGAGCCCGCCGACTGGTCGGCCGCGAACCGCGACCGGGCCACGCTCGAGCGCTTCCTCACCGAGGGCGGCCTGCCCGAGCACGCCGGGCGGCTCGCGCACGAGATCGCAGAGTGGGGCCTGCGCGCCGAGCCGGCGACCGGACGCGTCACGAGTCGGCTCGGCGGGCCCGCGCTCCTGCCGCCGGGCACGGACTGGCCTCGGACCAGCGGCGGACGGGCGCTGACCTTTCTCGCCGCGGTCGACCTGGCCGAGCTGCCGGCCGTCGAGGGCGGCTCGCCCCTGCCCGACGCAGGCGTCCTGCTGTTCTTCGCGGTGCTCGACCCGGACTTCGCCGACGAGGTGTTCGAGGACGAGGCGGACAACACACCGGGGTCGACCGTGCGCGTGCTGTTCGTCCCGCCGGGAGACCGTCCGCAGGAGCGCGAGCACCCGCCCGAGCTCGGGGCCGCCGGCGACGGTCGGCGGCTGCGCGACCGGCACGTCGGGTTCGTCCCCCGTCTGACCTTGCCGACGGGCTACGACACGGCCACGACGCTCGGGCTCGAGGGTGCGAGCGCCGAGGCGTACTCGACCCTCGCGTTCGCGCTGCTCGACGACGCCGCCCCTCCTCGGGATCCCGGTCGCGGGAGCGCCGAGGACGACGGCGAGGACGACCCCGACCGGGGCGACGACGGCCGGGGCGCGACCGAGCGGCCCGACCCCGGGCCGCGGGCCGGGTCCTCCGAGGCCGGCGTCGACGTGCGCGAAGCGGTCGACCGCGTCGTGGAGGCCGGCCGCAGGGGCGGCTGGCGCGGAGTCCTGCGAGCGGCGCACGAGCTGGCCGGCGAGGCGCTCGAACGGCTGGACGAGCCGCCCGCGGGCGGCGCCCGACGCGGCCCCGACCTGGACGACCACGACGACGGCGAGCGAGGCGACGCGTGGGAGCGCGACGACGGCTACACGCTCAGGGGCACCCACTGGGTCCTCGGCCACGAGCCCGGCGTCCAGGGCCACGAGCCCGAGCCGGACACGGTGCTGCTGTTGCACCTCGCCTGGGACGAGGCGCTGGGCTTCACCTTCGCCGACGGCGGCAACTTCCAGTTCCGGATCCCGGCGACCGCGCTCGCGAAGGGCGACTGGAGCGCGGTGGTCGCGACCGCGGACTCGAGCTGA
- a CDS encoding type II toxin-antitoxin system VapC family toxin gives MRLLLDTHAAVWWVTDDPRLSQRAGEAIDDPGNERLLSAASVWELTIKRKAGKYTGVDLHDVLQTADIAEVPITAAHGRFAADLPLVHGDPFDRVIVAQAMLERCVLVTGDPRLREYGCAVLW, from the coding sequence GTGAGGCTGCTGCTGGACACCCATGCCGCCGTCTGGTGGGTCACGGACGACCCGCGGCTGAGCCAGCGCGCCGGCGAGGCCATCGACGATCCCGGCAACGAGCGACTGCTCAGCGCGGCGAGCGTCTGGGAGCTCACGATCAAGCGCAAGGCCGGGAAGTACACCGGCGTCGACCTCCACGACGTCCTCCAGACGGCCGACATCGCCGAAGTCCCCATCACCGCGGCGCACGGCCGGTTCGCCGCGGACCTCCCGCTCGTGCACGGCGACCCGTTCGACCGGGTCATCGTCGCGCAGGCGATGCTCGAGCGGTGCGTCCTGGTCACCGGCGACCCGCGCCTGCGGGAGTACGGCTGCGCGGTCCTGTGGTGA
- a CDS encoding type II toxin-antitoxin system Phd/YefM family antitoxin has translation MKTVGIHEAKTNLSSLMREVEAGAEVLVTRGGRPVAKLVPVVEVDGGPREVRGRGLFKHVRSSEVDLPGDEELYGRMFGILPSGEAG, from the coding sequence GTGAAGACCGTCGGCATCCACGAGGCGAAGACCAACCTGTCCTCGCTCATGCGCGAGGTCGAGGCCGGGGCGGAGGTCCTCGTCACCCGCGGTGGCCGTCCGGTCGCCAAGCTCGTCCCGGTGGTCGAGGTCGACGGCGGCCCTCGGGAGGTGCGGGGCCGGGGCCTGTTCAAGCACGTGAGGTCGAGCGAGGTCGACCTGCCGGGAGACGAGGAGCTCTACGGGCGGATGTTCGGGATCCTGCCGTCCGGCGAGGCCGGGTGA
- a CDS encoding class I SAM-dependent methyltransferase produces the protein MTPLIPARLRARLSRATPPREELVAAHVAGRSFADVGCMWSVHGAIAFAAEDAGASEVSGMDLMGETPEFQAEHARRRSRMRFVQGDLHDEVALAGLGPHDVVWCSGVLYHAPHPLLTLERLRSVTRETLILATETIPERIGARNVCVFAPEPGIHPTHTEPFDPARSYVNWYWAITPSALRAMLDATGFAVVQEHRTPFHTTVVAQRG, from the coding sequence GTGACGCCGCTCATCCCCGCCCGCCTGCGCGCCCGGCTCTCGCGCGCCACCCCGCCCCGTGAGGAGCTCGTCGCCGCGCACGTCGCCGGCCGGTCGTTCGCGGACGTGGGCTGCATGTGGTCGGTGCACGGGGCGATCGCGTTCGCCGCCGAGGACGCGGGCGCCAGCGAGGTCAGCGGCATGGACCTCATGGGCGAGACCCCGGAGTTCCAGGCCGAGCACGCCCGCCGTCGCTCGCGGATGCGGTTCGTGCAGGGGGACCTGCACGACGAGGTGGCGCTCGCCGGGCTCGGCCCGCACGACGTCGTCTGGTGCAGCGGGGTGCTCTACCACGCGCCGCACCCGCTGCTGACGCTCGAGCGGCTGCGCTCCGTGACGCGCGAGACGCTGATCCTCGCGACCGAGACGATCCCCGAGCGGATCGGCGCGCGGAACGTCTGCGTGTTCGCGCCCGAGCCGGGGATCCACCCGACGCACACCGAGCCGTTCGACCCGGCCCGCAGCTACGTCAACTGGTACTGGGCGATCACCCCGAGCGCGCTGCGCGCGATGCTCGACGCGACCGGCTTCGCGGTCGTGCAGGAGCACCGCACGCCGTTCCACACGACCGTGGTCGCGCAACGTGGTTAG